Proteins from one Kazachstania africana CBS 2517 chromosome 1, complete genome genomic window:
- the RCO1 gene encoding Rco1p (similar to Saccharomyces cerevisiae RCO1 (YMR075W); ancestral locus Anc_2.538) codes for MSKPNPSPSATVMTPSSSSQSLRGRPKRSSSQNIDYNLKKIRKIITSDYDEPTPKLNNNSTENKQFENSVDANNDILNVATGLPLNKGPTDKIKKERLWNFKRITSSVTNGDNSNNKFGILMTKQEQDKDYDNNDDSFASSIEARLYIPNLKTKESKNLVKPSNMRQTDKLQDGHEIPNDITIDNSNKPISKNIHIKFKESNLNEMKKRLLATSNSTLDAPKSIRTTEEEEEEEEENSDADNIPDFDNDDFCSACLQTGSFLCCDTCPRSFHFLCLDPPIDPNHLPEGDWSCPSCTFNSKYQVKPHNTNHNNSNTNTHLNAKLVKQDELNFLNDLYSKHSTNLFGKLLFQSESFNPKQFSLPNSIRSIFKSTKSDEKGNYIDSNLLKLPLSNKQLYESAYGQSVTKLDSYYPENHYDENNNLLICYKCKTTKLGTWDNPGSSRLLIKCDYCNTPWHLDCVPNVPRASLKNLGNKWKCPLHASTTNDRNRNLSNQDNEFNALQSCHFENDGNIEVQLLDEITSISKTVVNDFENDKLPILNENSIKLDFLNKIFNYKQIQKIHDFNLQKNLIDKLTNIQKHNGSRNEDTKNAVNINDLCHLLYFKISNDQNREMRKLWDFSELCNLAGNELKTEKPALKSQEFNKKMSENVLLESNELSQLLLIKHLIQSKPKDEVIKFFNLDDEHS; via the coding sequence ATGAGCAAGCCCAATCCATCCCCCTCGGCAACTGTTATGACCCCTTCTTCAAGTTCCCAGTCGTTAAGAGGGCGCCCTAAGAGATCTTCATCCCAAAATATCGattacaatttgaaaaagataagGAAGATTATAACTAGTGATTATGACGAGCCAACACCCAAATTGAATAACAACAGTACGGAAAATAAGCAATTTGAGAACTCAGTCGATGCCAACAATGACATTTTGAATGTGGCAACAGGTCTCCCATTGAATAAAGGGCCCACAGACAAAattaaaaaggaaagattatggaattttaaaagaataaCTTCTAGTGTTACTAATGGCGATAACAGTaacaataaatttggtatACTTATGACAAAGCAGGAACAAGATAAAGACTATGACAATAACGATGATTCCTTTGCAAGCAGCATTGAAGCACGACTGTATAtaccaaatttgaaaaccaAGGAATCTAAAAATTTAGTCAAACCAAGTAATATGAGGCAAACAGACAAATTGCAGGATGGTCATGAGATCCCAAATGATATAACAATTGATAACTCTAATAAACCAATTTCTAAAAATATAcatatcaaatttaaagagtcaaatttaaatgaaatgaagaaaagattattggCAACTTCTAATAGCACCCTTGACGCTCCAAAATCGATTAGAAcaacagaagaagaagaagaagaagaagaagagaacAGTGATGCTGATAACATACCCGACTTTGATAATGACGATTTTTGTTCCGCATGTTTACAAACTGGTTCGTTCCTGTGTTGCGATACGTGTCCAAGATCTTTCCACTTTCTATGTTTAGATCCACCAATAGACCCTAATCATTTACCCGAAGGTGACTGGTCGTGTCCAAGCTGTACTTTCAACTCAAAGTACCAGGTCAAGCCACATAATACCAATCATAATAACAGTAACACTAATACCCACTTAAACGCAAAATTGGTGAAACAAGACGAATTAAACTTCTTGAATGATCTTTATTCCAAGCATAGTACAAATCTATTTGGCAAACTCTTATTTCAATCAGAGAGCTTTAATCCAAAGCAATTTTCCCTACCGAACTCCATAAGgtcaattttcaaatcaactAAATCTGACGAAAAGGGCAATTATATCGATTCCAATCTCCTGAAACTGCCACTTTCCAATAAGCAATTGTACGAATCTGCATATGGTCAGAGTGTAACCAAATTAGACTCTTATTATCCTGAAAATCATTATGATGAAAACAATAATTTGCTAATCTGTTATAAATGTAAGACAACAAAATTGGGAACATGGGACAATCCAGGTTCCTCACGACTGTTGATCAAATGTGATTACTGCAATACACCGTGGCACCTCGACTGTGTCCCAAATGTACCAAGGGCATccttaaaaaatttaggTAACAAATGGAAATGTCCTCTACATGCATCTACAACTAATGATAGAAATAGGAATTTGAGCAATCaagataatgaattcaatgcTCTGCAATCGtgtcattttgaaaatgacgGTAATATCGAAGTTCAGTTACTAGATGAAATCACTTCAATCAGCAAGACTGTAGtgaatgattttgaaaatgacaaattGCCcattttaaatgaaaattctattaaattggattttttaaataaaatattcaattatAAACAGATTCAAAAGATCCATGATtttaatttacaaaaaaatctaaTCGATAAATTAactaatattcaaaagCATAATGGTTCAAGAAATGAGGATACAAAGAACGCCGTGAATATTAATGATTTATGTCATTTactttatttcaaaattagtAATGATCAAAACAGAGAAATGAGAAAGCTGTGGGATTTTAGTGAATTATGTAATCTTGCAGGCAATGAACTAAAAACCGAGAAGCCAGCCCTAAAAAGTCAAGAATTTAACAAGAAGATGAGTGAAAATGTTTTATTAGAGTCAAATGAGCTGAGCCAATTGTTGTTGATTAAGCATCTAATTCAATCAAAGCCAAAAGATGAagtcattaaattttttaatttagATGACGAACATTCATAA
- the PDS5 gene encoding sister chromatid cohesion factor PDS5 (similar to Saccharomyces cerevisiae PDS5 (YMR076C); ancestral locus Anc_2.539) yields MAERKSKVNIQFNKSIISTADNLIATTELLSRLSSLHEELSTLVQDNVNLKSLEQYRTDLSSKKLLKHKDNGIRAFVGCCLSDILRLYAPDAPYTDSQLTDIVKLFLVQFEELGYPENGYYVQQTYLITKLLEYRSIVLITDLPNSSRLLEELFQIFYDDNKTFQPKLYGVISGVLGEIISEFDTLPLSVSKLIFNKFLTYNPEEIPKGLVTVSNCGYEISLILCDQYSTRMSRHLTKYYSEIFYQVTSDEENANSYDSKNKMTRTIEKLHKLTLRLWGTVPELVASVLGFIYHELSSPNEIIRRLATKLVGQLISVDSELNFVTTHPDTFQSWISKIADISPEVRIQWIEMIPAILRARDDISPEINKALCKTFIDADYRVRRLSVDVFNEVSVQDIWKSVKEPAIFASLLHLTRERNREVREVCIAAVAKFYSQSIDKIERTSANKSIWEIVDTFPAAVFNLYYINDPNINSQVDRIIFEDLFLPFNLDNKQRVGRMLTIMSHFDNKAYSSFFAFNKRQLKMSIALSKFVQFSEDLNKEASTNFNEDTMVKYRKTVEWLSAGMADPNKTTESLNILKELNDKRIFYLIKICISNDTTIPILRNSFNELTKKLRDPALFRNYDIPSVSTIMPKDLCNELTILLYRASPLIYNVSNIGLVLDFSKSSNNTLNFDEVALKRKLLDNISKVNATLFKDQIRTLTNVVKDFNDAENGEESTTETLPLNEALRTLYKITKTLPEQLDFDDTFLFTRLQDFSTSANLTTCKYAIKIILLSPNSKKYLSTIKNLILPLNKKTSENFSSHIVVLMEIFRFQPEILDKESTDIVSYLIKEVLLANDVVGNDIFNEQEEEAKDTYSLIDENYSTNTFLALNCKINVLKLFTNKLRSIAPDVLENKLAKAFTEKTVKLFFYLIASGGELIPESDEKNYPTPNIYQERLRLMAGLQILKIAKNSNLNEFIKSSDIIKLINLVEDESMNARKTFIDKLKDYISSELISIKFLLLIFFTAYEPEVELKMSIKTWINYTFNKSSFKKGTIFERVLPRLIHGIAHHPDIVLNSSDEENEEEYLHSLTTAIDYLIFYFDSIANQENFSLLYYLSERIKNYQDKIKEEEGEVNETNDSTTKNAADTTNNSEKMYIIGELSQMILLQLKSKKGWQHTAYPGKLNLPSDLFKPFNSAKQAQSTFKTYLNNPKINEKLSNNIKHKVGKIIYASQTQRQKAQKKLLAHEYGTVGSKKRKRECRDDISDGEDNTEVDKENNDEYIPKSKKLRGSSYESALKKNLRERKNVDYNEDEEDEEDDMF; encoded by the coding sequence ATGGctgaaagaaaatctaAAGTCAATATTCAGTTCAATAAGTCAATTATCTCAACCGCAGACAATCTAATTGCAACTACTGAGCTACTATCACGGCTTTCAAGCTTACATGAGGAGCTTTCCACCTTGGTCCAGGATAATgttaatttgaaatctttaGAGCAATATCGAACAGATCTATCAAGCAAGAAGCTACTCAAACACAAAGATAATGGTATCAGAGCATTTGTTGGTTGTTGTCTCAGTGATATTCTAAGATTGTATGCACCGGATGCACCATACACTGATAGCCAGTTAACAGATATCGTAAAACTCTTTCTTGTACAGTTTGAAGAGTTAGGATATCCGGAAAACGGATACTATGTTCAACAGACATATTTGATTACGAAGCTACTAGAATATAGATCGATCGTTTTAATCACTGATTTACCGAATTCAAGCAGATTACTGGAGGAGCTgttccaaatattttatgaCGATAATAAAACATTCCAACCTAAACTATACGGAGTAATTTCTGGCGTTCTTGGAGAAATAATTTCCGAATTTGATACCTTACCACTATCGGTATCAAAATTAAtctttaataaatttttaacgTATAATCCAGAAGAAATCCCCAAAGGGCTAGTTACTGTATCAAATTGCGGTTATGAAATCAGTTTGATCCTTTGCGATCAATATTCAACTAGGATGAGCAGACACTTGACTAAATATTACTCTGAGATCTTTTATCAAGTTAcaagtgatgaagaaaatgcaaATTCATATGattctaaaaataaaatgacaAGAacaatagaaaaattacataaaCTAACTCTTAGACTATGGGGAACCGTTCCCGAGCTTGTTGCGTCCGTACTTGGTTTTATCTACCATGAATTATCGTCTCcaaatgaaataataagAAGATTGGCTACAAAATTGGTAGGGCAACTAATAAGCGTTGATTCAGAGCTAAATTTTGTTACTACCCATCCAGACACATTTCAGAGCTggatatcaaaaattgcaGATATAAGTCCTGAAGTTAGAATACAGTGGATCGAAATGATACCAGCCATTTTACGTGCTAGAGATGATATAAGCCCAGAAATCAATAAAGCGCTTTGTAAAACTTTTATTGACGCTGATTACCGGGTTCGTAGACTGTCAGTTGACGTTTTCAATGAAGTTTCTGTGCAAGATATTTGGAAATCTGTCAAAGAGCCTGCCATATTTGCATCGTTATTACATTTAACAAGAGAAAGGAATAGGGAAGTAAGAGAAGTGTGTATAGCAGCAGTAGCTAAATTTTACTCCCAATCGATTGATAAGATCGAAAGAACGTCTGCTAATAAATCGATTTGGGAAATTGTGGATACATTTCCAGCAGCTGTATTCAATCTTTATTATATCAATGATCCTAATATCAATTCCCAAGTTGATAGgattatttttgaagatttattCCTCCCATTTAATCTAGATAATAAGCAAAGAGTCGGCCGCATGCTAACAATAATGTCTCACTTTGATAATAAAGCATATTCCTCCTTTTTTGCTTTCAATAAGAGACAGTTAAAAATGTCGATCgcattatcaaaattcGTTCAATTTAGTGAAGATTTGAACAAGGAAGCGTCCACCAACTTTAACGAAGATACTATGGTCAAATATCGTAAAACAGTCGAATGGTTATCGGCAGGCATGGCTGACCCTAATAAAACGACAGAATCcttaaatattttgaaagaattgaatgataagAGAATTTTTTACCTGATTAAAATATGTATCTCTAATGACACAACGATACCCATATTGAGAAACAGTTTTAACGAACTCACGAAAAAACTACGGGATCCGGCGCTATTCAGAAATTATGACATACCTTCAGTTTCGACAATTATGCCAAAGGACTTATGTAACGAATTGACTATCCTACTCTATAGGGCATCACCTTTAATTTACAACGTTTCAAATATCGGGTTAGTACTAGATTTCTCCAAAAGTTCAAATAATACTTTAAATTTCGATGAGGTTGCCTTAAAGAGAAAACTATTGGacaatatttcaaaagtcAATGCTACATTATTCAAAGATCAGATAAGGACGTTAACAAATGTTGTCAAGGACTTCAACGATGCAGAAAATGGCGAAGAAAGTACGACTGAAACGTTACCGCTGAATGAAGCTTTAAGGACCCTATATAAGATAACGAAAACCCTACCAGAACAACTAGATTTTGATGACACGTTTTTATTTACCAGATTACAAGATTTTTCTACATCTGCTAACTTAACTACCTGTAAGTATGCaatcaaaatcatattGTTATCTCCAAATTCTAAAAAATACTTGAGTACTATAAAAAATCTAATATTACCATTGAACAAGAAAACTTCTGAGAATTTTTCGTCACACATTGTGGTATTGATGGAGATTTTCAGATTTCAACCTGAAATCCTCGACAAAGAGTCTACTGATATTGTAAgttatttgataaaagaGGTTTTGTTGGCTAACGACGTGGTGGGGAATGACATTTTCAACGAACAAGAGGAGGAAGCAAAAGATACTTACTCTTTAATTGATGAGAACTACAGTACAAATACATTTTTGGCACTAAATTGCAAGATCAACGTTTTAAAACTGTTTACCAACAAGCTGAGGTCAATTGCTCCTGATGTACTGGAAAATAAACTAGCTAAGGCATTTACTGAGAAGACAGTAAAGTTATTCTTCTACCTAATTGCTAGCGGTGGTGAATTAATCCCTGAATCTGACGAAAAGAACTATCCAACTCCAAATATTTATCAAGAGAGGTTGAGATTAATGGCTGgtttacaaattttgaaaatagctaagaattcaaatcttAATGAGTTCATAAAATCGAGTGACATcataaaattaattaatttagTGGAAGATGAATCAATGAATGCGAGAAAAACctttattgataaattaaaagattaCATTAGTTCGGAGTTAATATCGATCAAATTCTTgcttcttatttttttcactgcCTATGAACCGGAGGTTGAACTGAAAATGTCAATAAAGACGTGGATAAACTatacattcaataaatcatcattcaaGAAAGGTACAATTTTCGAAAGGGTATTACCAAGACTAATACATGGTATAGCTCATCATCCAGATATCGTGCTTAACTCCTCGGATgaggaaaatgaagaagaatatttacATTCATTAACGACGGCGATcgattatttgattttttactTTGATTCGATTGCTAACCAAGAAAACTTCAGTTTATTATACTATTTGTctgaaagaattaaaaattatcaGGATAAAataaaggaagaagaaggcgAGGTAAATGAGACAAACGACTCCACTACTAAAAATGCTGCTGATACCACTAATAATAGTGAAAAAATGTACATTATCGGAGAGTTATCACAGATGATTCTTCTCCAACTTAAGAGCAAGAAGGGTTGGCAGCATACCGCTTATCCTGGTAAATTGAATTTACCAAGTGATCTGTTCAAACCATTTAACTCTGCCAAACAAGCGCAATCTACATTTAAGACATATCTGAATAATCCTAAAATAAACGAAAAATTGTCCAATAACATAAAGCATAAGGTAGGCAAAATCATCTATGCGTCTCAAACACAGAGACAAAAGGCCCAAAAAAAGCTACTCGCACACGAGTATGGTACAGTTGGCTCAAAGAAACGGAAGAGAGAGTGTCGTGACGATATAAGCGATGGAGAAGATAATACTGAGgttgataaagaaaataacgatgaatatattccaaaatcaaagaagcTTAGAGGTTCATCATATGAGAGtgcattgaaaaagaatttgaggGAGAGAAAAAATGTAGACTACAATGAGGATGAGGAggatgaggaagatgatATGTTTTGa
- the CTF18 gene encoding Ctf18p (similar to Saccharomyces cerevisiae CTF18 (YMR078C); ancestral locus Anc_2.492), producing the protein MDTQHPLPTPSATGSPAFQGLPSLETLGESSLFDFGKQKEDTSSGEIINQFISSSGQTVQLQKKKMRNANETASGEFSVAGAYSSNGQEWKGDDSYGININNLLDAISAKSNNDEERANVLSSTNSKKRPQKLWVEKWRPKSFIDLVGNEKTNRRILGWLRQWSYAVFKEQLPELPQKTHNNEVTVDMDPLQRPNKKILLIHGPPGIGKTSVAHVVTKQAGFSVAEINASDERAGQFVKDKVHNTLFNHTFSDSPVCLIADEIDGSVESGFIRVLIDIINKDNKATNRLRYLANTQTKSKDKKRRKNLLVRPIIAICNNLYAPALEKLKQHCEIISFKRPSDNALQERLEHICSKERLDVPIKTINDLIDLAQGDVRNCINNLQFMATNSGSLNQISPEKNDSSSWDTNGKDISISWFKLVNQIFRKDPHRSPKDQFSDLLRQVEMNGNYDRILYGCFTLFPSVKYSDIGVMKPAEISDWLYFHDLMFKSLFEHNGELLRYSSSVPLMFFQKFGDIANKTDLRVKNMDFEQREVTRANLDIVNSICQAIKTESPGMAAFIHRTSLIFEVLPYVDYMISTDLTKIKNVKVKNIIIENLLGILKNMQLTLANMNDDSSEFRTVLGVTPPIHKVALLDQKRMKEAMNKRTGNFQLLLAKSEEKRVKKRHLDQVLREKSIQEDARNKRAKVSNNAGNTIDFFKSQYASMKKNSNNEDDSRPVSNSTKGKLSFISANSNAKEEGDDDKAGHKNRSSGENSRMWIKYKAGFSNAVRKNVTWNSLWQ; encoded by the coding sequence ATGGATACGCAGCACCCGCTTCCCACACCATCTGCTACGGGCAGTCCGGCATTTCAGGGTCTACCATCATTAGAGACTCTGGGAGAATCATccttatttgattttggaAAGCAAAAGGAAGATACTTCGAGCGGGGAGATTATAAACCAATTTATATCCTCTTCTGGTCAGACGGTGCAGttgcaaaagaagaagatgaggaaTGCCAACGAAACGGCGTCTGGCGAGTTTTCCGTGGCTGGTGCCTATTCTAGTAATGGACAAGAATGGAAGGGTGATGACTCGTATGGTATAAATATTAACAATCTGCTAGATGCAATCAGTGCTAAAAGCAACAATGATGAAGAGAGGGCAAATGTACTCTCTAGTACTAACTCTAAGAAAAGACCGCAAAAGTTGTGGGTAGAGAAATGGCGGCCTAAATCTTTTATAGATCTTGTGGGAAACGAGAAGACGAATAGACGAATATTGGGATGGCTAAGACAATGGTCATATGCTGTATTCAAAGAGCAATTGCCAGAATTACCCCAGAAGACTCACAATAATGAAGTTACTGTTGACATGGATCCTCTACAAAGaccaaataagaaaattttactCATTCATGGACCTCCAGGTATCGGTAAGACCTCCGTAGCTCATGTTGTCACCAAACAGGCTGGATTTTCCGTGGCAGAAATCAATGCGAGTGACGAAAGAGCCGGCCAATTCGTAAAAGATAAAGTCCATAACACATTATTCAACCATACCTTTAGTGATAGTCCCGTGTGTCTTATTGcagatgaaattgatggaaGTGTTGAAAGTGGGTTCATTAGAGTATTAATTGACATTATAAATAAAGATAACAAAGCTACAAATAGGTTGAGATATTTGGCAAATACACaaacaaaatcaaaagataagaaaagaagaaagaatcTTCTTGTTCGTCCAATTATAGCCATTTGTAACAATCTTTATGCACCTgcattggaaaaattaaaacaaCATTGCGAAATAATATCGTTTAAACGGCCTTCTGATAACGCATTACAGGAGAGGTTGGAACATATCTGCAGTAAAGAACGTTTAGATGTTCCAATAAAAACCATAAATGATCTAATTGACTTGGCTCAAGGTGATGTCAGAAATTGTATAAATAATTTGCAATTCATGGCAACCAACTCAGGATCTCTGAACCAAATTTCACCCGAGAAAAACGACAGTTCTTCTTGGGATACAAATGGTAAAGATATTTCCATATCATGGTTTAAACTTGTGAACCAGATCTTTAGAAAAGATCCGCACCGAAGCCCTAAAGATCAATTTAGCGATTTGTTGAGGCAAGTTGAAATGAACGGCAACTATGATAGAATTTTATATGGTTGCTTTACTTTATTCCCATCTGTTAAATATTCAGATATTGGTGTTATGAAGCCTGCCGAAATTTCAGATTGGTTGTATTTCCATGATTTAATGTTCAAATCATTATTCGAGCATAATGGTGAGCTTTTACGTTATTCCTCGAGTGTTCCTTTAAtgtttttccaaaaatttggtGATATTGCCAATAAGACTGATCTTAGGGTTAAAAACATGGATTTTGAACAAAGAGAGGTTACAAGAGCCAATTTAGATATTGTAAATTCAATATGTCAAGCTATCAAAACAGAGTCTCCTGGTATGGCCGCTTTTATTCATAGAACATCCCTAATATTTGAAGTACTACCTTATGTGGATTATATGATTTCGACTGATTTaacaaaaatcaaaaatgttAAAGTTAAAAACATTAtcatagaaaatttattgggGATACTAAAAAACATGCAACTTACATTAGCAAATATGAACGATGATTCTTCTGAATTCAGAACCGTTCTAGGCGTGACACCACCTATTCATAAGGTTGCCTTACTTGATCAAAAGCGGATGAAAGAAGCCATGAATAAAAGAACAGGAAACTTCCAACTACTGTTGGCAAAATCTGAAGAGAAACGtgtgaaaaaaagacaTTTAGATCAAGTATTAAGGGAAAAATCTATACAAGAAGATGCAAGGAATAAAAGAGCTAAAGTTTCTAATAATGCAGGTAATACAATCGATTTCTTTAAAAGTCAATACGCATctatgaagaaaaatagtaataatgaagatgactCTCGTCCGGTAAGCAACTCTACAAAAGGAAAACTTTCTTTTATCAGCGCAAATAGTAATGCAAAAGAGGAAGgagatgatgataaagCAGGTCATAAAAATAGAAGCAGCGGTGAAAACTCTAGAATGTGGATAAAGTATAAGGCTGGTTTTTCGAATGCCGTCAGGAAAAATGTAACATGGAATTCTCTCTGGCAGTAA
- the SEC14 gene encoding phosphatidylinositol/phosphatidylcholine transfer protein SEC14 (similar to Saccharomyces cerevisiae YKL091C and SEC14 (YMR079W); ancestral locus Anc_2.491) produces MITAQEKEILDSYPQICPQGSLPGTPGNLDEAQKSALEEFRRELQNAGFVQRLDDATLLRFLRARKFDVKLSKEMFENCEKWRKDYGTDTILEDFHYEEKPLVAKFYPQYYHKTDKDGRPVYFEELGAVNLTEMHKITTEERMLKNLVWEYESVCKYRLPACSRAAGVLVETSCTVMDLKGISISSAYSVLSYVREASYISQNYYPERMGKFYLINAPFGFSTAFRLFKPFLDPVTVSKIFILSSSYQKELLKQIPAENLPTKFGGKSEVDEATGGLYLSDIGPWRDAKFIGPEGEAPQAFSLN; encoded by the exons ATGATTACT GCacaagaaaaggaaattcTGGACTCCTATCCACAAATTTGTCCTCAAGGTTCTTTACCAGGTACTCCAGGTAATTTAGACGAGGCTCAAAAGAGCGCACTGGAAGAATTTAGAAGAGAATTACAAAACGCTGGTTTTGTCCAACGTCTTGATGATGCTACTTTACTTCGTTTTTTAAGAGCTAGAAAATTTGACGTCAAATTATCTAAAGAAATGTTCGAAAACTGTGAAAAGTGGAGGAAAGATTATGGCACTGACACAATTCTGGAAGATTTCCATTATGAAGAAAAGCCATTGGTTGCTAAATTTTATCCACAATACTATCATAAGACAGATAAAGATGGTCGTCCAGtctattttgaagaattaggTGCTGTCAATTTAACTGAAATGCATAAAATTACCACTGAAGAACGTatgttaaaaaatttagtttGGGAGTATGAATCCGTTTGTAAATATAGATTACCCGCTTGTTCTAGAGCAGCAGGTGTCTTAGTCGAAACTTCATGTACCGTAATGGATTTAAAGGGTATCTCTATCTCAAGTGCTTATAGTGTGTTGTCCTATGTTAGAGAAGCTTCTTACATTagtcaaaattattatccaGAACGTATGGgtaaattttatttaattaatGCGCCATTCGGTTTCTCTACTGCATTTAGATTATTCAAGCCTTTCTTAGATCCTGTTACAGTTTCAAAGATCTTCATTCTAAGCTCTTCATACCAAAAGgaattattgaaacaaattcctgcagaaaatttaccaaCCAAATTTGGTGGTAAATCAGAAGTCGATGAAGCCACCGGTGGTTTATACTTATCTGATATTGGTCCATGGAGAGATGCAAAATTCATTGGTCCAGAAGGTGAAGCTCCTCAagcattttctttgaactga